GACGGCACGCCACAGGCCCTCGGGGTGCGGGGAGGACACGTCACCCGGTTCGGACTCGACCACGAACCAGGCACCGTCGCCCAGTTCCTCCTCCAGCTGGCCGGGGCCCCACCCCGCGTACCCGGCGAAGATCCGCAGGGAGCCGAGCGCCGGCCCGAGCAGTTCGGGCGGGGTCTCCAGGTCGACCAGGCCGATCGCCCCGTGGACGCGGCGCCAGCCGAGCGGGCCCTCGTCGCCGGGGATCACGGCGAGGCCGAGCGCCGCGTCGAGCGAGACGGGGCCGCCCTGGAAGACCACGCCGGGCTCGCCGGCGAGCGCCGCCCAGGGCTCCAGGACGTCGCCGACGCCGACCGGTGTGGGGCGGTTGAGGACCACGCCGAGGGACCCCTCGTCGTCGTGGTCGAGCAGCAGCACCACCGCGCGGTCGAAGTTCGGGTCGGACAGCGCGGGGGTGGCGACGAGCAGCCGCCCTGCGAGCGAGGACACCTCGGTCATGCCAGACATGATCCCGCATGCCGGGCCCGCGCGGAGGGCGGGCGGGCCGGTCGGCCGAAGGGCGCGCCGCACGGGGCGCCTGCCGGAGCCCCGACACGGGCCGTGCGCGCGCCCCGGCACGCAAACGGACGGTGACCCTCCGCAAGGTCCGGAGGACACAGGGTGTTGTGGCGAATTCATTACACGCTCCCCCGCTCCCCACCCTTACGGGGCATGGGTGGAAGCGCCTTACCCTTTTCCCTTGGCCCTTGCCCGAACCACCCCCGCGGTCCGCCCGGGGGCACCCCCGACCGGAACGCGAGATACATGACCGGCACCGACGATGTACTGCTTGTCCACGGCGGAACCCCGCTGGAGGGCGAGATCCGCGTCCGCGGCGCGAAGAACCTCGTGCCCAAGGCGATGGTCGCCGCACTGCTCGGCAGCGGGCCGAGCCGGCTGCGCAACGTGCCCGACATCCGTGACGTCCGGGTCGTCCGCGGTCTGCTCCAGCTCCACGGCGTGACCGTGCGCCCCGGTGAGGAGCCGGGCGAGCTGGTGATGGACCCGACGCACGTCGAGTCCGCGAACGTCGCCGACATCGACGCCCACGCGGGTTCCTCCCGCATCCCGATCCTCTTCTGCGGCCCGCTGCTGCACCGGCTCGGCCACGCCTTCATCCCGGGCCTGGGCGGCTGCGACATCGGCGGACGGCCGATCGACTTCCACTTCGAGGTGCTCCGGCAGTTCGGCGCGAAGATCGAGAAGCGCGACGACGGCCAGTACCTGGAGGCGCCCCGGCGGCTGCGCGGCACGAAGATCCGGCTGCCGTACCCGTCGGTCGGCGCGACCGAGCAGGTGCTGCTGACGGCGGTCCTCGCGGAGGGTGTGACGGAGCTCTCCAACGCGGCCGTCGAGCCCGAGATCGAGGACCTCATCTGCGTCCTGCAGAAGATGGGCGCCATCATCGCGATGGACACCGACCGGACCATCCGGATCACCGGTGTCGACAAGCTCGGCGGCTACACGCACCGCGCCCTGTCGGACCGACTGGAGGCGGCGTCGTGGGCGTCCGCGGCGCTGGCGACCGAGGGCGACATCTACGTGCGCGGCGCGCAGCAGCGCTCGATGATGACCTTCCTCAACACCTACCGCAAGGTGGGCGGCGCCTTCGAGATCGGAGACGAGGGCATCCGCTTCTGGCACCCGGGCGGCCGGCTGAAGTCCATCGCGCTGGAGACGGACGTGCACCCCGGCTTCCAGACGG
This portion of the Streptomyces changanensis genome encodes:
- the murA gene encoding UDP-N-acetylglucosamine 1-carboxyvinyltransferase; protein product: MTGTDDVLLVHGGTPLEGEIRVRGAKNLVPKAMVAALLGSGPSRLRNVPDIRDVRVVRGLLQLHGVTVRPGEEPGELVMDPTHVESANVADIDAHAGSSRIPILFCGPLLHRLGHAFIPGLGGCDIGGRPIDFHFEVLRQFGAKIEKRDDGQYLEAPRRLRGTKIRLPYPSVGATEQVLLTAVLAEGVTELSNAAVEPEIEDLICVLQKMGAIIAMDTDRTIRITGVDKLGGYTHRALSDRLEAASWASAALATEGDIYVRGAQQRSMMTFLNTYRKVGGAFEIGDEGIRFWHPGGRLKSIALETDVHPGFQTDWQQPLVVALTQATGLSIVHETVYESRLGFTSALNQMGAHIQLYRECLGSSDCRFGQRNFLHSAVVSGPTKLQGADLVIPDLRGGFSYLIAALAAQGTSRVHGIELINRGYENFMQKLVELGAKVELPGATTV
- a CDS encoding YqgE/AlgH family protein, translated to MTEVSSLAGRLLVATPALSDPNFDRAVVLLLDHDDEGSLGVVLNRPTPVGVGDVLEPWAALAGEPGVVFQGGPVSLDAALGLAVIPGDEGPLGWRRVHGAIGLVDLETPPELLGPALGSLRIFAGYAGWGPGQLEEELGDGAWFVVESEPGDVSSPHPEGLWRAVLRRQRSELAMIATYPDDPTLN